From the Leptidea sinapis chromosome 42, ilLepSina1.1, whole genome shotgun sequence genome, one window contains:
- the LOC126976810 gene encoding dnaJ homolog subfamily A member 1: MVKETKFYDILGVKPNCTSDELKKAYRKLALKYHPDKNPSEGEKFKQISQAYEVLSNADKRRIYDQGGEQALKEGGADASGFSSPMDLFDMFFGGGFSGGRKHGRDRKGKDIIHQLSVTLEELYRGAVRKLALQKNVICDKCEGRGGKKGAMQTCMTCRGSGMQVQIQQLGPGMIQQIQSVCPECKGQREIIDPKDRCKICQGRKTVRDRKIIEVHIDKGMTDGQKIIFSGEGDQEPDLEPGDLIIDLDEKEHEVFKRSGNNLIIRLNIELVESLCGFQKVIRTLDDRDLVITVLPGEVTKHGDVKCVLNEGMPMYKNPFEKGQLIIQFMVNFPATLPHEVIPALENCLPPRPRVDIPELAEECVLSDLDPPSMRRRQHAPAYDEDEDHPGMNRVQCATS; encoded by the exons ATGGTGAAagaaactaaattttatgatattCTCGGAGTTAAACCCAACTGCACATCAGATGAGCTTAAGAAAGCATACAGGAAATTAGCACTTAAATATCATCCTGACAAGAATCCAAGTGAAGGAGAGAAGTTCAAACAAATTTCTCAAGCTTATGAGGTCCTATCTAATGCAGATAAAAGAAGGATTTATGACCAAg GTGGTGAACAAGCTTTAAAGGAAGGTGGAGCAGATGCGAGTGGGTTCTCATCTCCCATGGATCTCTTTGATATGTTCTTTGGTGGTGGCTTCAGTGGTGGCAGAAAACATGGCAGGGATCGTAAGGGCAAGGACATTATCCATCAATTATCTGTTACCCTAGAAGAGCTCTATCGAGGTGCTGTGAGAAAATTAGCATTACAGAAGAATGTTATTTGTGACAAGTGTGAAGGTAGAGGTGGAAAAAAG GGTGCTATGCAAACTTGTATGACTTGCCGAGGCAGTGGTATGCAGGTTCAGATTCAACAGTTGGGCCCGGGAATGATTCAACAGATTCAGTCTGTGTGCCCCGAGTGTAAAGGTCAGAGGGAGATTATTGATCCCAAGGACCGCTGCAAAATATGCCAA GGTCGCAAAACAGTTCGCGATCGCAAGATCATCGAAGTTCACATAGACAAGGGCATGACAGACGGACAGAAGATCATATTCAGTGGGGAGGGTGATCAGGAACCTGACTTGGAGCCGGGGGATCTCATCATTGATCTTGATGAGAAGGAACATGAG GTATTCAAACGTTCGGGCAACAATCTCATAATAAGGCTCAACATCGAACTGGTGGAGTCTCTGTGCGGTTTCCAGAAGGTTATCCGTACCCTGGATGATCGGGATCTGGTGATCACCGTACTGCCTGGAGAGGTGACCAAGCATGGAGATGTCAAGTGTGTTCTTAATGAAG GTATGCCAATGTATAAGAATCCGTTTGAGAAGGGTCAGCTGATTATTCAGTTCATGGTCAACTTTCCGGCCACTCTTCCACATGAAGTCATCCCCGCATTGGAAAACTGCCTGCCACCAAGACCGAGG GTGGACATCCCCGAGCTGGCGGAGGAGTGCGTGTTGTCGGACCTGGACCCGCCCAGCATGCGGCGCCGACAACACGCGCCCGCATACGACGAGGACGAGGACCACCCCGGCATGAACCGCGTGCAGTGCGCCACCAGCTAG